A window from Elusimicrobiota bacterium encodes these proteins:
- a CDS encoding glycoside hydrolase family 3 N-terminal domain-containing protein translates to MKKTLSLALILAVLAPSARAAVPAAPGPRDVEARVEALLSRMTLEEKLGQLQQLDGLSEGTARPEFADLARKGRLGSTLNVRGAANVNALQRIAVEESRLKVPILFAFDVIHGYRTVFPVPLAEAASWDPAAAERAAAVAAAEAAAVGLKWTFAPMVDIARDPRWGRIVEGSGEDAYLGAALARARVRGFQGADPAAPDKVAACAKHWAAYGAAESGRDYNTTDVSERVLRETYFPPFRAAVEAGVATFMSAFNDLDGIPATANRWILTDVLRGEWGFDGLVVTDYTAVAELIPHGLAADGADAARLALSAGADMEMVSRLYNEHGPKLVADGRLPLKTVDEAVRRVLRLKFRLGLFEHPYVDPKREKTALLTKENLAAARAAAAKSFVLLKNDGGVLPLDKGIKTLAVLGPLADDPSVIGSWSGDGKKEDALTLLAGLRAKFPKMTILHAKGCAIDDASSAGFQEAVAAAGKADAVVLALGESSEMSGEASSRSTLDLPGRQLELAEAVLAAGKPVAVVLMNGRPLTLTRLAAKAPAILETWFAGSQAGPAIADALFGDVNPGGKLPVTFPRALGQVPLYYNHKGTGRPPALDNKYTSKYLDVPVTPLYPFGYGLSYTSFRLSGLELSAGSIQPDGTLEVRASVENAGARAGDEVVQLYIRDAAASATRPVRELKGFERVTLKPGEKRAVVFTLGPKELGALDARMRFTVEPGKFQVFVGTDSTGGLEGSFDVAAK, encoded by the coding sequence ATGAAGAAGACCCTTTCGCTCGCCCTCATCCTCGCCGTCCTCGCCCCGTCCGCCCGCGCCGCGGTCCCCGCCGCACCGGGGCCCAGGGACGTCGAGGCTCGCGTCGAGGCGCTGCTCTCGAGGATGACGCTCGAGGAGAAGCTCGGGCAGCTCCAGCAGCTCGACGGCCTCTCCGAAGGGACGGCCCGTCCCGAGTTCGCCGACCTCGCGCGCAAGGGCCGGCTCGGCTCCACGCTCAACGTGCGCGGCGCCGCCAACGTCAACGCTCTGCAGAGGATCGCGGTCGAGGAGTCCCGCCTCAAGGTCCCCATCCTCTTCGCCTTCGACGTCATCCACGGCTACCGCACCGTCTTCCCCGTCCCCCTGGCCGAAGCCGCCTCCTGGGACCCCGCCGCCGCGGAGCGGGCCGCCGCGGTCGCCGCCGCCGAGGCCGCCGCCGTCGGTCTGAAGTGGACCTTCGCGCCGATGGTGGACATCGCCCGCGACCCGCGCTGGGGCCGCATCGTCGAGGGCTCGGGGGAGGACGCCTACCTCGGCGCCGCCCTCGCGCGCGCCCGCGTGCGCGGCTTTCAGGGCGCGGACCCCGCGGCCCCCGACAAGGTCGCGGCCTGCGCCAAGCACTGGGCCGCTTACGGCGCGGCCGAGTCCGGGCGCGACTACAACACGACCGACGTCTCCGAGCGCGTCCTGCGCGAGACCTACTTCCCGCCCTTCCGCGCCGCCGTCGAGGCCGGGGTCGCCACCTTCATGAGCGCCTTCAACGACCTCGACGGGATCCCCGCGACGGCCAACCGCTGGATCCTCACCGACGTCCTGCGCGGGGAATGGGGCTTCGACGGCCTCGTCGTCACCGACTACACCGCCGTCGCGGAGCTCATCCCCCACGGCCTCGCGGCCGACGGCGCCGACGCCGCGCGCCTCGCGCTCTCCGCCGGGGCGGACATGGAGATGGTGAGCCGGCTCTACAACGAGCACGGCCCGAAGCTGGTCGCCGACGGCCGCCTTCCCCTGAAGACCGTCGACGAGGCCGTGCGGCGCGTCCTGCGCCTGAAGTTCCGGCTCGGCCTCTTCGAGCATCCCTACGTCGACCCGAAGCGCGAGAAGACCGCCCTCCTGACGAAGGAGAACCTCGCGGCCGCGCGCGCGGCCGCTGCGAAGTCCTTCGTCCTCCTCAAGAACGACGGCGGGGTCCTTCCCCTGGACAAAGGGATCAAGACTTTGGCGGTGCTCGGCCCGCTGGCCGACGACCCTTCGGTCATCGGCTCCTGGTCGGGCGACGGGAAGAAGGAGGATGCGCTCACCCTGCTCGCCGGCCTGCGCGCCAAGTTCCCGAAGATGACGATCCTCCACGCGAAAGGGTGCGCGATCGACGACGCCTCCTCCGCCGGTTTCCAGGAGGCCGTCGCCGCGGCGGGCAAGGCCGACGCCGTCGTGCTCGCCCTCGGCGAGAGTTCCGAGATGAGCGGCGAGGCCTCCTCGCGTTCGACCCTCGACCTCCCCGGCCGCCAGCTCGAGCTGGCCGAGGCGGTGCTCGCGGCCGGGAAGCCCGTCGCGGTGGTGCTCATGAACGGTCGGCCGCTGACGCTGACGCGCCTGGCCGCGAAGGCTCCGGCCATCCTCGAGACCTGGTTCGCCGGCTCGCAGGCGGGTCCGGCCATCGCCGACGCGCTCTTCGGCGATGTGAACCCGGGCGGGAAGCTCCCGGTCACCTTCCCGCGCGCTCTGGGCCAGGTGCCGCTCTACTACAACCACAAGGGCACCGGCCGGCCGCCGGCGCTCGACAACAAATACACCTCGAAGTACCTCGACGTCCCGGTGACGCCGCTCTATCCCTTCGGATACGGACTCAGCTACACGAGCTTCCGGCTCTCGGGCCTCGAGCTGAGCGCCGGGAGCATCCAGCCCGACGGGACCCTCGAGGTCCGGGCGAGCGTCGAGAACGCGGGCGCGCGCGCCGGCGACGAAGTGGTGCAGCTCTACATCCGCGACGCGGCCGCCAGCGCGACGCGGCCGGTGCGGGAGCTCAAGGGCTTCGAGCGGGTGACGCTGAAGCCCGGCGAGAAGCGCGCCGTGGTCTTCACCCTCGGCCCGAAGGAGCTCGGCGCGCTCGACGCGCGCATGCGCTTCACGGTCGAGCCCGGGAAGTTCCAGGTCTTCGTCGGCACGGACTCGACGGGCGGGTTGGAGGGCTCCTTCGATGTCGCGGCCAAATAG